A genomic region of Nostoc sp. UHCC 0702 contains the following coding sequences:
- the hppD gene encoding 4-hydroxyphenylpyruvate dioxygenase — protein sequence MEIAHVHFYVEDAKLWRDWFVNYLGFKAVASGISSFHTCTEAVQNGVVYFLLSSPLSPRSPVAEFLRQHPPGVADIAFAVEDVEAAIAQAQAQGATILQPITEQQFGQTSLKCGKIAAWGGLTHTLIEKSLVSSETALREGFPPQATANPKGQWSIVNSQWQLTTDNTFTTIDHIVLNVAIGELELAVSWYKNILDFQPQQTFKIQTDRSALHSQVMISRNGKVQFPINEPASSNSQIQEFLDINRGAGIQHIALRTSNLISAIAQFRARGLSLLSVPESYYTQLKKRPGLPLSSQELSAIAQQEILVDWKEDAQNAVLLQIFTQPIFEQPTFFFEFIERRSQAQGFGEGNFRALFEAIETEQIKRGTLK from the coding sequence ATGGAAATTGCTCACGTTCACTTCTATGTAGAAGATGCCAAACTTTGGCGGGATTGGTTTGTAAATTATCTTGGGTTTAAAGCAGTAGCTAGTGGTATCAGTTCATTTCACACTTGTACGGAAGCGGTGCAAAACGGTGTAGTCTACTTTTTACTGTCTTCACCACTGTCACCCAGAAGCCCAGTTGCTGAGTTTCTGCGTCAACATCCACCTGGTGTGGCAGATATCGCTTTTGCTGTAGAAGATGTGGAAGCTGCGATCGCCCAAGCGCAAGCACAGGGTGCTACAATCTTACAACCCATCACTGAACAGCAGTTTGGTCAAACCTCCCTCAAATGTGGCAAAATTGCCGCTTGGGGTGGATTGACTCATACGTTGATAGAAAAGTCATTGGTCAGTAGTGAGACAGCGCTGCGGGAGGGCTTCCCTCCGCAGGCGACTGCGAACCCGAAGGGTCAGTGGTCAATAGTCAATAGTCAATGGCAATTAACAACTGACAACACTTTTACAACCATAGATCACATAGTGCTGAACGTGGCAATTGGTGAATTAGAGCTTGCTGTGAGTTGGTATAAAAATATCTTAGATTTTCAGCCTCAGCAAACTTTTAAAATTCAAACTGATCGCTCTGCTTTGCATAGCCAAGTGATGATTTCCCGCAACGGCAAGGTACAATTCCCAATTAATGAACCGGCTTCTAGTAATTCCCAAATCCAAGAATTTTTAGATATCAACCGAGGTGCAGGAATTCAACATATTGCTTTGCGGACATCTAATCTCATAAGTGCGATCGCTCAATTTCGCGCCCGTGGTTTATCTTTACTTTCAGTTCCCGAAAGCTACTACACCCAGCTAAAAAAGCGCCCAGGACTTCCATTATCATCTCAGGAATTGTCAGCGATCGCCCAACAGGAAATTCTCGTGGACTGGAAAGAAGATGCCCAAAATGCAGTATTATTGCAAATCTTTACCCAGCCGATTTTTGAACAGCCTACCTTTTTCTTTGAATTTATTGAACGCCGTTCCCAAGCTCAAGGTTTCGGTGAAGGGAACTTTCGTGCTTTATTTGAAGCCATTGAAACCGAACAAATCAAACGTGGTACTTTGAAATAG
- a CDS encoding SDR family oxidoreductase, whose translation MQDKVVVVVGATGGIGSALTRKLASTGASLVLAARDSARLATLAAELPLKVLTVPTDITDSQQVDTLIEKAIAEFGQIDILVNAAGAGILKPYNSLEPADLDKMLDVNLKGSFYTTQAAAEEMQKRKSGHICNVVGILGKHSMAMAAAYSASKFGVVGFSKCMAEELKRFGIKFTLFYFGGVDSPFWDNVSLKVDRKKMLSPETAANAIFFALSAEPQAVPLEINIQPDSHLFF comes from the coding sequence ATGCAGGATAAAGTCGTTGTTGTTGTTGGTGCTACTGGTGGCATTGGTTCAGCCTTAACTCGCAAACTAGCATCCACAGGGGCAAGTTTGGTACTGGCGGCGAGAGACTCTGCCCGTTTAGCAACGCTAGCAGCCGAACTACCGCTTAAAGTTTTGACTGTTCCTACAGATATTACTGACAGCCAACAGGTAGACACTTTGATCGAAAAAGCGATCGCAGAATTTGGTCAAATCGATATATTGGTGAATGCGGCTGGTGCTGGCATCCTCAAGCCTTACAACAGCCTGGAACCGGCTGATTTGGACAAGATGCTAGATGTCAACCTCAAAGGCAGTTTCTACACCACTCAAGCAGCGGCTGAAGAAATGCAAAAGCGTAAATCAGGCCACATCTGCAACGTTGTAGGAATTTTGGGCAAGCATTCAATGGCAATGGCGGCGGCTTATTCCGCTTCTAAGTTTGGTGTGGTTGGTTTCAGCAAGTGCATGGCAGAAGAACTCAAGCGCTTTGGTATCAAATTCACGTTATTCTACTTTGGTGGCGTAGATTCTCCTTTCTGGGATAATGTCAGTTTGAAGGTAGATAGAAAAAAAATGCTTAGTCCTGAAACTGCTGCCAATGCCATTTTCTTTGCTTTGTCTGCTGAACCCCAGGCTGTACCGTTGGAAATTAACATTCAACCTGATAGTCATCTGTTTTTCTAG
- a CDS encoding HAD family hydrolase: protein MLRLITDFDGPIIDVSERYYRVYQFCLEKTKRPDQAVQQLSKAEFWQQKRSRIPEKQIALDSGLDEAQAQEFAQLRRKTVHTQTYFEYDTLTPGAVEALLKIQQAGIDLAVMTMRRVWELDFAFKKYDLARFFPENRCYCLSNDYVKTRDIDDKPLLMGRALAELPPIADTWMVGDTEADITAAKKHNIKVMAVESGIRDRTQLELYQPDLIVKDLSFAVELILELKASL from the coding sequence ATGCTGAGACTAATTACTGACTTCGACGGCCCGATTATTGATGTATCCGAACGCTACTACCGTGTGTATCAATTTTGCTTGGAGAAAACCAAACGCCCAGACCAAGCAGTGCAACAACTTTCTAAAGCGGAATTTTGGCAGCAAAAGCGATCGCGAATTCCCGAAAAACAAATTGCTTTGGATTCTGGTTTAGACGAAGCACAAGCACAGGAATTTGCTCAGTTGCGGCGAAAAACAGTGCATACACAAACATATTTTGAGTATGACACCCTCACTCCAGGTGCTGTAGAGGCACTGTTAAAAATTCAACAAGCTGGTATTGATTTGGCAGTGATGACAATGCGCCGAGTTTGGGAACTAGACTTTGCTTTCAAAAAATATGATTTAGCGAGATTTTTCCCGGAAAATCGCTGCTATTGCCTCAGTAACGACTACGTAAAAACTCGTGATATCGATGATAAGCCTTTATTGATGGGCAGGGCATTAGCAGAACTACCGCCCATAGCTGATACCTGGATGGTGGGAGATACGGAAGCTGACATCACTGCTGCCAAAAAACATAATATTAAAGTGATGGCTGTGGAGTCTGGTATCCGCGATCGCACACAGCTGGAACTTTACCAACCCGACTTAATTGTTAAAGATTTGAGCTTCGCTGTAGAGTTAATCCTAGAGCTGAAAGCATCACTTTAA